One Acetomicrobium thermoterrenum DSM 13490 DNA window includes the following coding sequences:
- a CDS encoding GntR family transcriptional regulator, producing MLREEKLYTTSSDYVYDELLHKILMRQLKPGERLAEVNLAVTLGVSRTPVREALRRLASQGLLEIIPNVGARLVSPSQKDVEDTFKVRSVLETTAIRLSLQNMDDTNLEELEEVIAQEEKAIRRGEFEEYLAVNEDFHRIIAHLSGNEVLESFIKNCIARISIYTAIIDSPIHEILESSLSEHKKILEAIRERDVSKAEKNMEEHMINTSNFLFSYGKKMV from the coding sequence ATGTTGAGAGAAGAAAAACTTTATACCACATCATCGGATTATGTGTATGACGAATTGCTTCATAAGATATTGATGAGACAGCTGAAGCCGGGAGAGCGCCTAGCTGAGGTTAATCTCGCCGTGACCTTAGGTGTGAGCAGAACTCCTGTAAGAGAGGCTCTGCGCAGATTGGCAAGCCAAGGCCTGTTGGAAATAATTCCGAACGTTGGTGCCCGATTGGTATCGCCATCTCAAAAGGATGTCGAGGATACCTTTAAAGTGCGTAGTGTTCTGGAAACAACGGCAATAAGGCTTTCCTTACAGAATATGGATGACACAAACCTGGAAGAGCTGGAAGAGGTTATCGCGCAAGAAGAAAAGGCGATCCGGAGAGGCGAGTTTGAAGAATATCTTGCAGTGAATGAAGACTTTCATCGCATAATAGCTCATCTTAGCGGCAATGAAGTCTTAGAAAGTTTTATAAAGAACTGCATAGCGCGGATTAGTATATATACTGCTATCATCGATTCCCCAATACATGAAATCCTGGAGTCCAGCCTTTCCGAGCACAAGAAAATATTGGAAGCGATCAGGGAAAGGGATGTATCTAAGGCCGAAAAAAAT